The Gammaproteobacteria bacterium genome includes the window TTACATACGGTATCGGTCGCGTATCGCTCTTTAGATCCACAACAAAATACCCACTTGCTTCCTTGACTGGCTGAAATCCGCCTAGATGCGTTTGAGTTGCCCATTCCTCAAGCTGGTCGTAGATCTCCCAGATTGCGCCATAGGGGAGCTGGTGGGGATCGCCAACGGCCGCCAGCAGGATCTGTTTGTACGTATGGTCAATGGTTGTTTGCTTATCGCTGTCGTCGTCGGGCGTGTCTAGCAACGTCATATGTTCATTAAGCCGTTCCGCCAGTTCATAGATCGAGCTAAGCTCTCGCCACACATTCTTTGGCGTTGGCGCGTATCCTTGAAAACTGAGTATCAATGCATGCGCCAGGTAGTGCATGCCGAAGAGCATGCCTTCAATCGGTGGTTTGCTTTTTCCCCACAGTGATTTTTTTGAAACACTGTCATTCAATATGAGTTTGCAGGCAAAGGCCATTTCAACAGCAAGCTTTTTCATCGCCGCAACCTGCATGTGCGCTGTCTCGATGCTCTGGAGATTCCGTTCAGCGCTGGACTTGATGCGGGACTCGATAAAGTATTGATAGGGACGGTGATAAAGCTGCACCAGTTCAAGCCGAGTCGAAGGCTTGACGGATTGTATGTTGGTTGCTCGGAGCGCCGCCTGTAGAAGCTGACTGGTGCTTTCAAAATCAGTGTAGGGCAGGGAATTCAGCCATTCCTCGACATGGATGGGACGGGTTTCGACGAGCTTACCTTTCGCGGTGTCTCTTGTCGGGATGGAATCTTGTTCGGGATTCATGTGCCTTCGTCCCATTCAACGGTCATGCTGAGGGAGCAATCGGTTTCGGCCCGAGTGCAGCATTGCAGGGGGAGTCTGTTATGGGCACGCGTCCCGTAACGGCTTGCAACTGATCGACTTCGTTGGGCCTCGTCTGGCTCACTGCTCTGGGCCTCTTTTTGTCTGTGCCGCCGCGCACCGGGCACGCGGGGCCTGAATGCTAAATATAACCACAACGCAATAAGGTTTCCAGAAAAACGGGAGGGCCTGGGGAGGCACCGGCGGGGGTTATCATCAAGGCAGCGGGGCCCCGAAACGCCAGACGGGGACGCTTTGCGCCTATTGGGGTAAGCCTTACCCCATCTAAAGGGTCAGTGCCTCATACTCGTCGTGACGTTGCAATTTCCGGCCTGATCGGGGACATTTTTAGCCGTTTTGTGGATAGCAACCAAGGTTACCCATGACGGGGTGTAGGCACTGCTTTGTGTCGGGACGCGTTCAGGGCGTGTTTTTCCGGGCCGAGACGGGCCAGCAGGCGCGAGGACTCGGTCTTACCGGCTGGGTGCGTAACGTGCCGGACGGGCGGGTCGAGGTGATGGCCTGTGGCAAGCCCACTGACGTGGAACAGCTGTGTGCCTGGCTGTGGCACGGTCCTGACTTCGCAGAGGTCACAAATGTGACATGCGAGCCGGCGGACGATCAGGGCCTTGATCGTTTTGAAGTCCGCTAAATCGGCGCGACTTCGGTTGGCATGGTCAGCGCGCTTTTCGAGATTCTGGACTCGATAAATGGAATGACTTCGCTGAGTGGCACCTGTTGAGATTCGGCATCGACTCGCCCCTTATACTCCGCTTCCTCGATATCGAGTCCTCGATCGCTGACAACCAGTCTGTGCGGGATACCGATAAGCTCCATGTCGGCAAACATGACCCCGGGCCGTTCTTGGCGATCATCCAGTAATACCTCGATGCTCGCTGCGGACAACGTGTTGTAAAGTGTCATAACGGCGTCGCGCAGCCTGCGTGATTTGTGCATATTTATCGGTATAAGCGCGAGAGCGAAAGGCGCGATCGCCGTCGGCCAAATAATCCCGTGTTCATCGTGATTTTGTTCTATTGATGCGGCGACAATTCGGGAAACGCCAATGCCATAGCACCCCATAATCAGGTTCACAGCATCACCGTTCTCGTCGAGACACACAGCCTTCATCGTTGCACTGTACTTATCGCCCAGCTGAAAGATGTGTCCTACCTCGATGCCGCGGGCGATATCCAGGGTGCCTTTCCCATCCGGACTGGGATCGCCTTTGATTGCGTTTCGAACGTCAGCGACCTTCGGCTCGGGCAAGTCACGTCCCCAGTTGACTCCGATCAGGTGTTGCCCTGCTTCATTGGCACCGCACACGAAGTCTGCGAGGTGCGCGGCCTGATGATCGACAATCACAGGAACCATGAGGCCTACAGGGCCAATGGAACCAAGCTCACAACCGATAACTGCGCTGACCTCGGCTTCGTCAGCGAAAGTAAGCGGGGCAGCGACCTCAGGTAACTTTTCAACCTTCACTTTGTTGAGTTCATGATCGCCCCTCAGCACGATTGCAACCAGACCGCCGTCCGAACCCGTAACCAATAGCGTCTTTGCGCAGCGCTCGGGGGGCACTTTTAGGTAACGGCTTACCTCCTCGATGGTGTGCTGGTTGGGAGTGTTAACGCGTTGCATCACCTCTTTAAGTTTCGGCCGCGGGCCCTTCGGTGGGAGGGCTTCTGCCAATTCAAGGTTTGCGGCATAGCTGTTCTCATTATTGAAAGCAATGCGGTCCTCGCCGGAGGATGCCAGCACATGAAACTCGTGGGATAAGCTTCCCCCGATGTTCCCCGTTCCGGCACGAACGGCTCGAAACTTCAAGCCCATGCGGGTGAAGATGCGCGAATAGACCTCATACATCAGTTCATAGGTTTCTTGCAACGAACCTTGAGTTAAGTGAAACGAGTAGGCATCCTTCATTAGGAATTCGCGGGCCCGCATGATGCCAAAACGCGGTCTCACCTCATCCCGGAACTTAGTTTGGATTTGGTAAAAGTTCGCTGGGAGTTGTTTGTAGCTACGGATCTCGCGGCGGACCAGGTCTGTGATGATCTCTTCATGCGTAGGGCCGAGGCAGAAGTCACGCTGATGCCGGTCCTTCAGGCGTAACAACTCAGGACCATACTCGTCCCATCGGCCCGACTCTTGCCAGAGTTCAGCCGGCTGGACACCGGGCATCCACAGCTCCTGTGCGCCGACGGCATCCATCTCGTCGCGAATGATCGCTTCCACCTTGCGTAAGACCCGTAATCCCAGTGGCAACCAGGTATAGATGCCGGCGGCCAGCTGACGGACCATACCGGCGCGCACCATTAACTGGTGACTTACGACCTCCGCGTCAGCCGGTGGATCCCTCAGTGTCGCCAGCAGAAATTGGGAAATACGCATGGTGATGTAGCACGCCCGGATGAAGAGATTGCGGATTCTACCCCAAACGGGGCCGCAAGCGCATGGCGTCGTGTCGTGACCACCCGGCTAACTAGGTCGTTGGTTGGGATGTTGGGTATGAAACGCTCGCGGAGCCGATGCAAGTCTCCTTTCCTGGGAGATGGCTTCTACCAGCCGAAAATTGATCGCAAATTACTTGCAATACTTATCGACGTCTGCCTGGTACTTTTTGATGGCCGCCCGGTGTTCCTCGTCGGTTCGTATGACCCACTCGCCCGATTCATCCTTTGAACGTACTCGTCGCCTATTTTGTAGTTCTGTGAGATTTCTTGTTGCGATCTGACAGTTCGTTGCCATAGCCGCCTTAAGCTCGTTGGCCTTACGCTGCTCTTCGGCCTGTGTTGCCCTTTCCTTACGTAATGTGTCTAGCTGCCTCTGAGTCTCTTGCAATTCATTGATTGCATCGTCCGAATCCGCCGGCTGCGGCGGCGGTTTGATGGACTCCGCTTGCTGACCAGGGGGGGGATTCTGCCCGTAATGCACCACACCTTCTTCATCAATCCATTTATAGATTCTGGCGGACAGCGGAGATGATCCAAACACCCACAGGAGTAACAAGGTGGCGAGTAACACAGTGACTGGTGTGAGTTTCTGCATTGGCCTTGATCTCAAGCACGCCGGCACGCTGTCGCTTACAGTGAAGCATATCTTGGCCAGCGGCGCTATGCACAGGCCCCCGAAAACGACGGGTGCCGGAACAACCCAGCCCGCCAAGCTGAAGCTCCCGTGGCAGGCTGGGCGCCCGTCGTTGAGGTGCCCGGTGCGCCTAGTGGGGGCCGCATCTTGACCTCTGGAGCGAATGCCAGTAACGTTTTGTAGTTTCACTGTATTTTTTGTGTGTTCACAGTAATGTTTGGAGTTGTTGGGTGTGGGCAAGTCAAGAGAAAACCTGCGCGGTGCTGAAATCTTCGTCCGCTGCTTAAAGGATGAAGGGGTCGAGCATATTTTTGGCTACCCCGGTGGCGCCGTGCTACACATCTATGACGCGCTGTTTAAACAGGATGATGTAAAGCATATCCTGGTTCGCCACGAGCAAGGCGCCACCCATGCAGCCGACGGGTATGCGCGTGCGACTGGCAAACCTGGTGTCGTGCTCGTCACCTCGGGTCCAGGCGCCACGAACTGTGTTACAGGCATCGCCACCGCCTATATGGACTCTATCCCGATGGTGGTTTTTACCGGACAGGTGCCGACACAGCTCATTGGCAATGATGCATTCCAGGAGGTCGATGCCATTGGCATCACGCGCCCCTGTGTGAAGCATAACTTCCTGGTTAGGGACGTAAGGGATCTGGCGTTGACCATCAAGAAGGCATTTTATATCGCATCGAGCGGCCGTCCCGGGCCCGTTGTGGTGGATGTTCCCAAGGACGTGACCGCTGATACCTGCGAATATGACTATCCTGAACACGTTGAGCTACGGTCCTATAGGCCAGTGACCAAGGGGCATCCAGGCCAGATAAAGAGAGCCGTGTCGCTGATCCTGTCGGCCAAGCGCCCGATGATCTATTCGGGTGGGGGCGTCATTCTCGATGATGCCAGTGACGCGCTTGTCGAGTTCACGCAACGTTTAGGGTACCCCATAACCAATACCCTCATGGGACTCGGCGGTTATTCAGCTACGGACAAGCAATTTATCGGTATGCTCGGGATGCACGGGACCTACGAGGCTAATATGGCGATGCATCAATGTGATGTGCTGATTGCGATTGGTGCTCGCTTCGATGACCGGGTGACGGGGGATCTGGAGAAATTCTGTCCCGAAGCGAAGATCGTGCACATCGACATTGATCCTTCATCCATATCCAAGAACGTTCCTGTTGATATACCGATTGTTGGCAGTGTGGGCAACGTGCTGCGTGACATGATCCAGTTGATCAAGCAAGGTAAGGTCAAGCCGGATCAAAAGGCCCTTGACGCTTGGTGGCAGCAGATCAAGCAGTGGCAGAGCATGGACTGCCTCAAGTACAACAGGAAGAGTAAGGTTATCAAGCCGCAATACGTTCTTGAGAAGCTCTATGAGCTGACCAAAGGCGACGCCTATGTAACTTCTGACGTCGGCCAGCACCAGATGTGGGCAGCGCAATTCTATAAGTTTACCAAGCCTCGGCGCTGGATTAACTCGGGCGGGCTTGGCACTATGGGATTCGGACTACCCGCTGCCATGGGCGTGCAGGTACGCTTTCCTAATGAAGTCGTCTGTTGCGTTACTGGTGAGGCCAGTCTGGTTATGTGTATTCAGGAACTATCAACGTGCAAACAATATGACCTGCCGCTCAAAATCATTAACCTCAACAACCGCTATATGGGGATGGTCCGCCAGTGGCAAGAATTTTTCTACGCTGGGCGCTATTCATATTCCTATATGGAGGCATTACCGGATTTCGTCAAGTTGGCAGAGAGCTTCGGTCATGTTGGCATGCAGATCAAGCAAACGGGTGACGTAGAAGCCGCATTAAAGGAAGCGCTAGGAATGAAGGATCGTCTGGTGCTTATGGATTTTATCACTGACCAGACCGAGAACGTTTATCCCATGATCGCATCGGGTAAGGGCCAGCATGAGATGCACCTTTCGCCAGAAAGGGAACTGGCCTGAACATGCGCCATATCCTGTCGTTATTGTTGGAAAATGAAGCGGGCACACTCTCACGAGTTGCCGGGCTATTCTCCGCACGCAGTTACAATATCGAATGTCTCACGGTTGCCCCGACTGAAGATCCGACGGTGTCGCGCATGACGCTGGTTACTGACGGGTCGGACGAGATCATCGAGCAGATCACGAAACAGCTGAACAAGATGATCGATGTGATCAAGGTCGTTGACCTGGAGAACAATAAGCACATTGAACGGGAGTTGGTGCTGGTCAAAATCATGGCCAAGGGCGCTAGTCGGGATGAACTTAAAAGGCTTGTCGACATTTTTCGTGGTCGTGTCATTGATGTCACAGAAACCACATATACCATCGAACTGACTGGTAACGGTGGCAAGGTCAATGCATTTATCGAAGCACTCGACAAAAAGTCGATTATTGAAGTCGTGCGTTCCGGTGTGTCGGGCATCGCCCGTGGCGATAAAGGGGTGCACGTCTAAGCCATCATACGGTTTAATGAACGTGGCCCCAATGCCGGTGCCGTCAGATTAATTTAGCAAGGGGCATCGAAAAATGAATATCTATTATGACAAGGACGCTGATCTTGCTCTGATTAAGGGGAAACAGGTCGCCATTGTTGGTTACGGCTCCCAAGGACATGCCCATGCCAACAACTTGAATGATTCCGGCGTCAGGGTTGTGGTCGGCCTGCGCAGTGGGTCCCCCTCCGAGGCGAAGGCCAAGGCTGCTGGGATCACTACAAAGCCCATTGATGAGGCAGTCAAGGGCGCGGATGTCGTTATGATCCTCGCGCCCGACGAGGACCAAGCTCGTTTATATCGAGAAGCGATTGAACCGAATATCAAGCAGGGAGCCGCGTTGGGCTTTGCCCACGGTTTTAATATCCATTTTGGACAGATTGAGCCGCGCGCCGATTTGGATGTGATCATGGTTGCGCCCAAGGGGCCAGGGCATCTGGTACGTTCCACATACGTCCAGGGAGGTGGGGTCCCATGCCTTATCGCCGTCTTTCAAGACGTGTCCGGAAAGGCAAAGGACATCGCATTGTCTTATGCATCGGCGAATGGTGGTGGACGCGCAGGCATCATCGAAACCACCTTCCGCGACGAGACGGAGACTGATCTGTTCGGCGAACAGGTGGTGCTCTGTGGCGGGATGACGGCATTGGTTCAAGCGGGATTTGAGACCTTGATTGATGCCGGTTATGCACCGGAGATGGCCTACTTTGAATGTCTCCATGAGCTAAAATTAATCGTTGACCTGATGTATGAAGGCGGCATCGCCAATATGCGCTACTCAATATCGAACACTGCGGAATACGGCGATTTCACCCGTGGCCCCCGCATTATTAATGATGATACCCGCGAGGAGATGAAACGGATCCTTGCCGAAATCCAGAACGGCGCATTTGCCCGCGAGTTCATTCTGGAGAACCAGGCAGGTGCAGCGACGCTCAAGGCCATGCGTCGCAGGGGGCTTGAGCACCCCATCGAGCGAGTAGGGGCAGGTTTAAGGGAAATGATGCCGTGGATTAAGGCTAATCGATTAGTGGATCAGGCAAAAAACTGATAACAGCCGCTGTGTGAGGCGACTTTTTGAAAAGCAAGGATGCAGAGGCGGTTCTCGGATGAACCTATTAAACAGTATCTCATAGAAAAGGCGGTTGCGTATCGGGAAGTCGATCGATCCAACATAATTCAGCACGATGCCTACAAACCGCTATCCGGTAATTGCCCGCGAAGGTTGGCCAGTTCTGTTGGCTATTGCGATGATCGCAATTGTCCTTAACAACGTGATTGGCTTGCTTGCTGCCGTTCCCGTGTGGGCGTTGTTTGGCAGCATGGTGTATCTTTTTCGCGATCCGCCTCGCAATGTGCCAGCTAGTCCGCTCGCCGTTGTGAGCCCTGTGCACGGCACAGTCATCGTGGTGGACAATGTGCGAGATCAGTGGCTCCAGCGCGAAGCGCAGCATGTCCAGATCAAAATGTCCTGTGTGGAGATTTTTTCCTTACGCAGTCCAATTGAGGGTAAGCTGATAAAGCAATGGTCATCCCGCTTCAAAGATGACGGCCTGGTCGGGCGCGATAACCAGCAACATGCGTTCTGGATCCAGACGGACGAGCAGGATGATGTCCTTTTCGCGGTAACGGCTCCCGGTTTGACTTCCCGTCTCAGATTCTATGTGAGCCCTGGCGAAAGGGTGGGGCAGGGCCAACGGTGCGGCTATCTATATTTTGGTGGTGTCGTCGATGTGCTAGCGCCCGTCAATACACGGGTCAGCATCAACGTCGGTGATAAGGTTATTGCCGGTTCGTCGGTCCTCGCCCAGTTGGTCCATGAAAGTGGTGTTACGGTGCTCTCAGCGGTGGGCGCTGCGCCCGTCAACAAAACTTTGGAACGAATTTAGGCCAGTCCAACGTGGAAAAACGTCGCAGAGGAATCTATCTACTGCCGAATCTGTTTACGACAGCTGCATTGTTTGCTGGTTTCTATGCCATTGTGGCTGCTATGAACAGCCGTTTTGGCGTGGCCGCCATCGCTATTTTCATCGCCATGGTTCT containing:
- a CDS encoding acylphosphatase, whose translation is MTGCRHCFVSGRVQGVFFRAETGQQARGLGLTGWVRNVPDGRVEVMACGKPTDVEQLCAWLWHGPDFAEVTNVTCEPADDQGLDRFEVR
- a CDS encoding proline--tRNA ligase — translated: MRISQFLLATLRDPPADAEVVSHQLMVRAGMVRQLAAGIYTWLPLGLRVLRKVEAIIRDEMDAVGAQELWMPGVQPAELWQESGRWDEYGPELLRLKDRHQRDFCLGPTHEEIITDLVRREIRSYKQLPANFYQIQTKFRDEVRPRFGIMRAREFLMKDAYSFHLTQGSLQETYELMYEVYSRIFTRMGLKFRAVRAGTGNIGGSLSHEFHVLASSGEDRIAFNNENSYAANLELAEALPPKGPRPKLKEVMQRVNTPNQHTIEEVSRYLKVPPERCAKTLLVTGSDGGLVAIVLRGDHELNKVKVEKLPEVAAPLTFADEAEVSAVIGCELGSIGPVGLMVPVIVDHQAAHLADFVCGANEAGQHLIGVNWGRDLPEPKVADVRNAIKGDPSPDGKGTLDIARGIEVGHIFQLGDKYSATMKAVCLDENGDAVNLIMGCYGIGVSRIVAASIEQNHDEHGIIWPTAIAPFALALIPINMHKSRRLRDAVMTLYNTLSAASIEVLLDDRQERPGVMFADMELIGIPHRLVVSDRGLDIEEAEYKGRVDAESQQVPLSEVIPFIESRISKSALTMPTEVAPI
- a CDS encoding DUF4124 domain-containing protein, yielding MQKLTPVTVLLATLLLLWVFGSSPLSARIYKWIDEEGVVHYGQNPPPGQQAESIKPPPQPADSDDAINELQETQRQLDTLRKERATQAEEQRKANELKAAMATNCQIATRNLTELQNRRRVRSKDESGEWVIRTDEEHRAAIKKYQADVDKYCK
- a CDS encoding acetolactate synthase 3 large subunit produces the protein MGKSRENLRGAEIFVRCLKDEGVEHIFGYPGGAVLHIYDALFKQDDVKHILVRHEQGATHAADGYARATGKPGVVLVTSGPGATNCVTGIATAYMDSIPMVVFTGQVPTQLIGNDAFQEVDAIGITRPCVKHNFLVRDVRDLALTIKKAFYIASSGRPGPVVVDVPKDVTADTCEYDYPEHVELRSYRPVTKGHPGQIKRAVSLILSAKRPMIYSGGGVILDDASDALVEFTQRLGYPITNTLMGLGGYSATDKQFIGMLGMHGTYEANMAMHQCDVLIAIGARFDDRVTGDLEKFCPEAKIVHIDIDPSSISKNVPVDIPIVGSVGNVLRDMIQLIKQGKVKPDQKALDAWWQQIKQWQSMDCLKYNRKSKVIKPQYVLEKLYELTKGDAYVTSDVGQHQMWAAQFYKFTKPRRWINSGGLGTMGFGLPAAMGVQVRFPNEVVCCVTGEASLVMCIQELSTCKQYDLPLKIINLNNRYMGMVRQWQEFFYAGRYSYSYMEALPDFVKLAESFGHVGMQIKQTGDVEAALKEALGMKDRLVLMDFITDQTENVYPMIASGKGQHEMHLSPERELA
- the ilvN gene encoding acetolactate synthase small subunit, whose protein sequence is MRHILSLLLENEAGTLSRVAGLFSARSYNIECLTVAPTEDPTVSRMTLVTDGSDEIIEQITKQLNKMIDVIKVVDLENNKHIERELVLVKIMAKGASRDELKRLVDIFRGRVIDVTETTYTIELTGNGGKVNAFIEALDKKSIIEVVRSGVSGIARGDKGVHV
- the ilvC gene encoding ketol-acid reductoisomerase, which encodes MNIYYDKDADLALIKGKQVAIVGYGSQGHAHANNLNDSGVRVVVGLRSGSPSEAKAKAAGITTKPIDEAVKGADVVMILAPDEDQARLYREAIEPNIKQGAALGFAHGFNIHFGQIEPRADLDVIMVAPKGPGHLVRSTYVQGGGVPCLIAVFQDVSGKAKDIALSYASANGGGRAGIIETTFRDETETDLFGEQVVLCGGMTALVQAGFETLIDAGYAPEMAYFECLHELKLIVDLMYEGGIANMRYSISNTAEYGDFTRGPRIINDDTREEMKRILAEIQNGAFAREFILENQAGAATLKAMRRRGLEHPIERVGAGLREMMPWIKANRLVDQAKN
- a CDS encoding phosphatidylserine decarboxylase; translation: MPTNRYPVIAREGWPVLLAIAMIAIVLNNVIGLLAAVPVWALFGSMVYLFRDPPRNVPASPLAVVSPVHGTVIVVDNVRDQWLQREAQHVQIKMSCVEIFSLRSPIEGKLIKQWSSRFKDDGLVGRDNQQHAFWIQTDEQDDVLFAVTAPGLTSRLRFYVSPGERVGQGQRCGYLYFGGVVDVLAPVNTRVSINVGDKVIAGSSVLAQLVHESGVTVLSAVGAAPVNKTLERI